TCTTCGAGAGGTTCCACTCGATGCCCATCTCGCGCTCGGCAGTGCTGTGGGCGCATGTGCTGACCTCGCTGGTGGCGAACCTGATCTCGCTGGTCGTGGTGGTCGCGATTGCGCTGCTGATGGGCTTCCGATCGGGGGCCGGCGTGTTGTCCTGGCTGGCCGTGCTGGGGATCCTGGTGCTGTTCACGCTTGCTCTGACCTGGTTGGCCGTCATCGCCGGCCTGTCGGCCAAGTCCATGGACGGAGCCACGGCCTTCTCCTACCCGCTGATCTTCCTGCCGTTCATCAGCTCGGCTTTCGTGCCGACGGCGTCGATGCCCGGCCCCGTCCGCTGGTTCGCCGAGAGCCAGCCGGTGACCTCGATTGTGAACTCGGTGCGGGCGCTGTTCGCCGGACAGCCCGTCGGCGGTGAACTGTGGGTGGCCCTGGCCTGGTGTGCCGGCATCCTGGCGATCGGCTACGGCTTCGCGATGCTCGCCTATCGGCGCAAGCTCGCCTAGTCCTCCAGCGGACGGGTCCAGACCGCGACCGTGGTCTTGACCGGGCCTTCGATGAACGGGACGACTCGGCCGGTGGGCCGGTAGCCGAGCTTCGACCAGAACGGCTCTGCGGCGGCGGCATTCGTCTCGACAATGCCCAGCCGCAGGGTGTCGACGCCCTCCCAGCCGCGCACCTGGCTGAGGGTGTAGTCGTGCAGCGCGCGTCCGATGCCTTCGCCTTCGTGGGCGCCGTGGACGAGCAGCAGCCCAACGTGAGCCGTCTGCTGGTTCGGCCAGGACTGCAGGACGTCCACGACGCCGACCAGGGTGGCGTCCAGCCAGGCCCCGAAGCAGTGCTTCTGGCCGGGCGTCAGGTCGGGTGGACCGTCGAGGAGCACCTCGAGGCCGTCACCGGGAGCCGGCGGACGTCCGGAGACCCGCTCGGTGTATCCGGGGTTGGACTCCAGCAGCGCCTGGACCGCAGGGGCTTCCGCCTCACTCAGGTCACCGAAGGTCAGCATGAGGCCACCATGTCAGGCGCGGTATCGTCCGGCAACTGTCCAGTACGGGTGTGCGGCAAACCCTCCCGTGCGCCGGATCGCCGTGCGATGCTCGATTCATGTCCAGCATCGTTCCCCCGCCCCAGGAGCGCTTCGACCCGATCACGGCGCGCTGGCTGACTCCGGGCGGCCCGCTGCCCGATCCGGCGCGTGACGAGATCGACCCCGGCCGCCGGGATCCGGTGACCATCGTCG
The nucleotide sequence above comes from Propionicimonas paludicola. Encoded proteins:
- a CDS encoding ABC transporter permease translates to MSVHPLGDTVVLTGRSLKHITRSLDTILTTAVTPIALMLLFVYVLGGAINTGADSYVSYLLPGILLITIASGISYTGYRLFLDLQGGIFERFHSMPISRSAVLWAHVLTSLVANLISLVVVVAIALLMGFRSGAGVLSWLAVLGILVLFTLALTWLAVIAGLSAKSMDGATAFSYPLIFLPFISSAFVPTASMPGPVRWFAESQPVTSIVNSVRALFAGQPVGGELWVALAWCAGILAIGYGFAMLAYRRKLA
- a CDS encoding GNAT family N-acetyltransferase; the encoded protein is MLTFGDLSEAEAPAVQALLESNPGYTERVSGRPPAPGDGLEVLLDGPPDLTPGQKHCFGAWLDATLVGVVDVLQSWPNQQTAHVGLLLVHGAHEGEGIGRALHDYTLSQVRGWEGVDTLRLGIVETNAAAAEPFWSKLGYRPTGRVVPFIEGPVKTTVAVWTRPLED